CCTGTTTCAGGCATGCCGCGAGCCTTGCTCGGCGGCGCGGCCCTGTTTCTCGCCTTGGCGGCGTTGTTTCTACTCGCCACGCCGCGGGTCGTACAGATCGAGCCGCAAGACGGCAGCGGCGACGTCTCATCGAGGCGTGCGTTTCAAATTACGTTCACCCATGAGATGGACCACGCCTCCGTCGAATCTCGAATTTCCTTCATACCCGATGTGCCGGGCGACTTCACGTGGGAAGATCGGACCTTGACGTTCCAACCGCAGGCGGGCTGGCCCGAAGGCGCCAGGGTGACGCTGCGATTGAAATCCGGCGCCAGCGCCAGGATCCTTCTGCCGATGCTGCGCAGCTACACCTGGTCCTTTCAGATCACAAAAAGGCGAATTCTTTATCTGTGGCCCGAATCCGGTCCGGCGGATCTCTATCTCCGCCATCTGGAAGGTGAGGATGCGGAGCGCCTGACGCAGACCGAAGCGGGTATTCTCGATTACAGCCTGGATCCCGGCGGAGACACCGTAATCTACTCGACGATGCGCGCGGATGGTAACATCGAGCTGCGGGCGATTTCACTTTCGAGCGGGGAGGACCGCTTGCTGTATGCATGTCCACAAGGGGATCACTGTCAGGAAATTGCCCACGAACCCGATGGGCAGCGGATCGCTTTCGAGCGTTTCGGCTTCGTCTCCGGGCAAGGCGGGCAGCCGTTTCCGGGACCGAGCAGTGTATGGGTGCTGGATTTGGAATCCGGGGACGAAGCGCTGCCGGTCGGAGACTTGGACCACGCCAGATCCAATCCCGACTGGTCGACGACCGGCCGTTTGGCGTACTACGATGATACCTTGAAGGCGATCGCTCTCGTGGATGTCGAAAATGGTCTCGGGGAAAGCCCGTTCAACTTCATTCCCAACGATCTGGGGCTGAATGGCGCCTGGTCGCCGGACGGCCAGGATTTGATCTACGCGTCCATCGTCATCGTGGAGGGCGACTCGAGCGACGATTCGCAGGTGGACTTTTACAGCCACGTCTATCGTATGGA
The Anaerolineales bacterium genome window above contains:
- a CDS encoding Ig-like domain-containing protein — its product is MRSPVSGMPRALLGGAALFLALAALFLLATPRVVQIEPQDGSGDVSSRRAFQITFTHEMDHASVESRISFIPDVPGDFTWEDRTLTFQPQAGWPEGARVTLRLKSGASARILLPMLRSYTWSFQITKRRILYLWPESGPADLYLRHLEGEDAERLTQTEAGILDYSLDPGGDTVIYSTMRADGNIELRAISLSSGEDRLLYACPQGDHCQEIAHEPDGQRIAFERFGFVSGQGGQPFPGPSSVWVLDLESGDEALPVGDLDHARSNPDWSTTGRLAYYDDTLKAIALVDVENGLGESPFNFIPNDLGLNGAWSPDGQDLIYASIVIVEGDSSDDSQVDFYSHVYRMDVATGSIADLTGDEAGQVEDAAPLYSPDGEWIAFTRKYLDNERWTLGRQLWIMRADGSDPRQLTAEPNLHVSSVVWSHDTRMLTFVRKNQANLTQPIEIWVIGVDGEDAELLVEGGYAPQWVP